A single genomic interval of Spirosoma linguale DSM 74 harbors:
- a CDS encoding putative aminopeptidase (KEGG: cps:CPS_0411 putative aminopeptidase), with product MRKLLLMASLSLWSAALMAQAPAAPTQNANSRFEQLGPMLPTPNTFRTASGAPGKDYFQNRADYDIKVELDDANQKIIGTETVTYHNNSSDELPFIWLQLDQNLFAKGSTGSVTRTGAVNESGMSFAQLQNLTSVRERSSQQASDKFGYHITAVKDAKTGKALQYTINQTMMRIDLPAAIKPGGSYSFNVDWNYFVTEYYGRSGMEYFAKDGNYNYFIAHWFPRLCAYSDVTGWQNKQFLGQGEFTLIFGNYKVAITAPSDHVVGATGECQNYKQVLTATQQKRMAQAATSKTPVVIVTQDEAEAALKTKPTDKVGKKTWVYAAQNVRDFAFTSSRRFIWDAMQTDVYGDGHKIWSMSFYAKEGNPLWGQYSTRVVEHTLRSYGNRTIKYPYPVAISCHATAGGGMEYPMISFNGGRPEPDGTYSEQTKAGMIGVIIHEVGHNFFPMIVNSDERQWTWMDEGLNTFCQYLAEKEWDYNFPSRRGEPQYIVDYMKSDKAVLSPIMTTSDNVINLGANAYAKPATALNILRETVMGRELFDYAFKEYARRWAFKTPEPADFFRTLEDASGVDLDWFWKGWFYGVEPVDQDLVEVDWFQVDSGNPEVTKAAARAEAKRRAGTISKQRDAATQGETVVAKDSTMKDFYNSYDPYAVTEADKKKYQDYLATLSPDERKTLETNAATNFYTLSLKNKGGVPMPVIIRMEFEDGTDSVARFPAEIWRFNDVSIKKVIATPKKVKQWVLDPFQEIADIDTENNAFPRMAQPTRFQLFKQQQRFGPQGPNPMQQQKRANQPPAVQGSGKN from the coding sequence ATGAGAAAACTCCTGTTAATGGCGAGCCTGTCCCTCTGGTCGGCCGCCCTGATGGCCCAGGCACCCGCAGCGCCGACGCAGAACGCCAACTCGCGTTTTGAGCAGCTTGGCCCCATGCTCCCCACGCCCAATACCTTCCGGACGGCCTCCGGTGCACCGGGAAAAGACTACTTCCAGAACCGGGCTGATTATGATATCAAGGTAGAACTTGACGACGCCAACCAGAAGATCATCGGTACCGAAACGGTTACGTATCATAACAATTCCAGCGATGAACTTCCGTTTATCTGGCTTCAACTGGATCAGAACCTGTTCGCCAAAGGCTCTACCGGCAGTGTAACCCGCACGGGTGCTGTTAATGAAAGCGGGATGAGCTTTGCACAGTTGCAGAACCTCACCTCCGTTCGTGAGCGCAGCAGCCAGCAGGCTTCGGATAAATTTGGTTATCATATCACCGCCGTGAAAGATGCCAAAACAGGGAAAGCGCTTCAATACACAATCAACCAGACTATGATGCGAATTGACTTGCCAGCGGCCATTAAGCCCGGCGGCAGTTATTCGTTCAACGTAGACTGGAATTACTTCGTAACGGAGTATTACGGCCGGAGCGGGATGGAATACTTTGCGAAAGATGGCAACTACAACTACTTCATTGCCCACTGGTTCCCTCGTTTGTGCGCCTATAGCGACGTGACGGGCTGGCAAAACAAGCAGTTTCTGGGACAGGGCGAGTTTACCCTCATCTTCGGAAACTACAAAGTTGCCATTACTGCTCCTAGCGACCACGTAGTGGGTGCCACCGGTGAATGTCAGAATTACAAGCAGGTGTTGACGGCTACGCAGCAAAAGCGCATGGCGCAGGCCGCTACGTCCAAAACGCCCGTCGTCATCGTTACGCAGGATGAAGCCGAAGCAGCCCTGAAAACGAAGCCAACGGATAAAGTAGGCAAGAAAACATGGGTATATGCCGCTCAGAACGTGCGCGACTTCGCGTTTACCAGCAGTCGTCGTTTTATCTGGGACGCCATGCAAACCGATGTGTACGGCGATGGCCATAAAATCTGGTCGATGTCGTTCTACGCTAAAGAAGGCAACCCGTTGTGGGGCCAGTATTCGACCCGCGTCGTTGAACACACACTACGGTCATACGGAAACCGGACCATAAAGTACCCATATCCGGTCGCTATTTCCTGCCATGCTACGGCGGGTGGCGGTATGGAATACCCCATGATTTCATTCAACGGCGGTCGCCCTGAACCTGATGGCACTTATTCGGAGCAGACCAAAGCCGGTATGATCGGCGTAATCATCCACGAAGTGGGACACAACTTCTTCCCCATGATCGTCAACTCCGACGAACGGCAGTGGACCTGGATGGACGAAGGACTGAATACCTTCTGCCAGTATCTGGCAGAAAAAGAATGGGATTACAACTTCCCGAGTCGCCGGGGTGAGCCGCAGTACATTGTCGACTACATGAAGTCGGATAAAGCCGTACTGTCGCCCATCATGACCACATCGGACAACGTAATCAATCTGGGCGCCAACGCCTATGCCAAACCGGCTACCGCACTGAACATCCTGCGCGAAACGGTTATGGGCCGTGAGTTGTTCGACTACGCGTTTAAGGAATACGCTCGTCGGTGGGCCTTTAAAACTCCCGAACCAGCGGACTTTTTCCGTACACTGGAAGATGCCTCCGGCGTTGACCTCGACTGGTTCTGGAAAGGCTGGTTCTACGGCGTCGAACCCGTCGATCAGGATTTAGTCGAAGTAGACTGGTTCCAGGTTGATTCGGGCAATCCGGAGGTGACGAAAGCCGCTGCCCGGGCCGAAGCCAAGCGCCGGGCCGGTACCATTAGCAAGCAGCGCGATGCCGCTACGCAGGGCGAAACGGTCGTAGCGAAAGATTCGACCATGAAGGATTTCTACAACAGCTACGACCCCTATGCTGTTACAGAGGCCGACAAGAAGAAATACCAGGATTACCTGGCGACCCTGAGCCCCGACGAGCGGAAAACACTGGAGACCAACGCTGCGACCAACTTCTACACCCTCTCACTGAAAAACAAAGGGGGCGTTCCGATGCCGGTAATTATTCGGATGGAGTTCGAAGATGGTACCGACTCGGTAGCTCGTTTCCCGGCCGAAATCTGGCGCTTCAACGATGTGTCGATCAAGAAAGTCATTGCGACGCCCAAGAAAGTGAAGCAATGGGTGCTGGACCCTTTTCAGGAGATTGCTGACATCGATACGGAGAACAACGCTTTTCCACGAATGGCACAACCAACGCGGTTCCAATTGTTCAAGCAACAGCAGCGTTTCGGTCCGCAGGGCCCGAACCCCATGCAGCAGCAGAAGCGGGCTAACCAACCCCCAGCTGTGCAGGGTAGTGGCAAGAATTAA
- a CDS encoding SMP-30/Gluconolaconase/LRE domain protein (PFAM: SMP-30/Gluconolaconase/LRE domain protein~KEGG: scl:sce6608 hypothetical protein) — MKASFIYTSLLVLSIGWLTACEDHRNSPNASFPERIDFVAERQYPEGIAYSSQLAKFLVTSIPLGKIGTVDIGGHYEDLLTDPGFIAGIGMKVADGRVFVCNSDQGRSVRSTPATTRQTAELLVFNLSTRQLERRTDLAALLPAAEPNFANDIAIDPDGTAYVTDSFSPVIYRVTATGASSVLVRDDVRFASPTFGLNGIAYHPGGYLIVANTGQGKLYKVDLRNGNAISEVGGVGSLPGDGLTFLNNDLYVVTGGNRVAQVRSTDNWQTASILKYDATGYTGATTSVAVNNQIYTLNARIGEVGNAWDFSIQRFR; from the coding sequence ATGAAAGCATCCTTTATTTACACGTCACTTTTGGTGCTGTCTATCGGTTGGCTAACCGCCTGCGAAGACCACCGCAACAGTCCAAACGCATCTTTCCCGGAGCGTATTGATTTCGTTGCCGAACGGCAATACCCGGAAGGGATTGCGTACTCTTCGCAGCTGGCGAAATTTCTGGTCACATCGATTCCCCTCGGTAAAATTGGTACGGTTGACATCGGTGGGCACTATGAGGATTTGCTGACAGATCCCGGATTTATTGCTGGTATCGGTATGAAAGTAGCCGATGGCCGTGTATTTGTCTGTAATAGCGATCAGGGGCGGTCGGTCAGAAGTACGCCCGCAACAACCCGCCAAACGGCTGAATTGCTGGTTTTTAACCTGAGCACACGCCAGCTGGAGCGCCGGACGGATCTGGCGGCACTGCTTCCCGCGGCCGAACCAAATTTTGCCAACGATATAGCGATTGACCCTGACGGGACTGCCTACGTAACCGATTCGTTTTCACCCGTAATTTATCGCGTAACCGCAACGGGTGCTTCCAGCGTTCTGGTAAGAGATGACGTGCGATTCGCCAGCCCGACTTTCGGCTTAAACGGCATTGCCTATCATCCGGGCGGGTACCTGATTGTTGCTAACACGGGACAGGGAAAACTCTATAAGGTGGACCTGCGGAACGGTAATGCCATCTCTGAAGTAGGAGGTGTAGGATCATTACCCGGTGATGGACTGACTTTTCTCAACAACGATTTATACGTTGTAACGGGTGGTAATCGGGTAGCCCAGGTGCGCAGTACCGACAATTGGCAAACGGCTTCTATTCTAAAATACGATGCTACCGGGTATACAGGTGCAACAACCAGCGTAGCCGTCAACAACCAGATTTATACACTTAACGCCCGGATTGGTGAGGTTGGTAATGCGTGGGACTTCAGTATTCAGCGATTTCGGTAA
- a CDS encoding catalase/peroxidase HPI (TIGRFAM: catalase/peroxidase HPI~PFAM: Haem peroxidase~KEGG: pol:Bpro_0678 catalase/peroxidase HPI): protein MGDHIYPSESSDTKSYNVNGESKCPFTGATAKQSAGSGTRNRDWWPNQLKLNVLRQHSPLSNPMDKAFNYAEAFKSLDLNAVKNDIFDLMTTSQDWWPADYGHYGPFFIRMAWHSAGTYRIADGRGGAGSGTQRFAPLNSWPDNANLDKARLLLWPVKKKYGRKISWADLMILAGNCALESMGFKTFGFAGGREDVWEPEEDIYWGAETEWLGDKRYSGDRELENPLAAVQMGLIYVNPEGPNSRPDPLASARDIRETFGRMAMNDEETVALIAGGHTFGKTHGAADPGQYVGAEPAGAGIEEQSLGWKNTFGTGNAGDTITSGLEGAWTTTPTQWDNNYFDNLFGFDWELTKSPAGAHQWRPKDGAGAGTVPDAHDPAKRHAPMMFTTDLALRMDPIYEPISRRFHENPDQFADAFARAWFKLTHRDMGPIARYLGPEVPTEELIWQDPIPAVTHPLIDEQDTAALKKMILASGLSVSQLVSTAWASASTFRGSDKRGGANGGRLRLAPQKDWDVNHPGLLATVLEKLEGIQIDFNSMQQDGKQVSLADLIVLGGSVGIEQAAKKAGHEVTVPFTPGRADASQEQTDVESFAVLEPESDGFRNYSKTKYTVSAEEMLIDKAQLLTLNAPEMTVLVGGMRVLNTNYGFSKHGVFTKRPEALTNDFFVNLLDLGTTWKAASQHQDVFEGRDRTTGELKWTGTRVDLIFGSNSELRALAEVYACEDAQEQFVQDFVAAWTKVMNLDRFDLA from the coding sequence ATGGGAGATCATATATATCCAAGCGAATCCTCAGATACTAAAAGTTACAATGTTAATGGCGAGAGCAAATGCCCGTTTACGGGTGCGACGGCCAAGCAAAGTGCGGGTTCCGGCACGAGAAACCGGGATTGGTGGCCTAATCAGCTTAAGCTAAACGTTCTCCGCCAGCACTCCCCGCTATCCAACCCTATGGATAAGGCATTTAACTACGCTGAGGCTTTCAAATCGCTGGATCTGAATGCGGTAAAGAACGACATTTTCGATCTGATGACCACATCTCAGGACTGGTGGCCAGCCGATTACGGTCACTATGGCCCTTTCTTCATCCGGATGGCCTGGCATAGCGCGGGTACGTATCGAATTGCCGATGGCCGTGGTGGAGCAGGTTCGGGAACCCAGCGCTTTGCCCCCCTGAACAGTTGGCCCGACAACGCAAACCTCGACAAGGCACGCTTACTGCTATGGCCTGTCAAGAAAAAATATGGTAGAAAGATTTCGTGGGCCGATCTGATGATTCTTGCTGGTAACTGCGCGCTTGAGTCGATGGGTTTCAAAACATTCGGTTTCGCCGGTGGACGGGAGGATGTTTGGGAACCGGAAGAAGATATTTACTGGGGTGCTGAAACCGAATGGCTGGGCGACAAGCGCTATTCTGGTGACCGCGAACTGGAAAATCCGCTGGCTGCCGTACAGATGGGTCTTATTTACGTAAACCCTGAAGGACCCAACAGTAGACCGGACCCGCTGGCATCTGCCCGCGACATTCGGGAAACCTTTGGCCGCATGGCCATGAATGACGAAGAAACGGTTGCGCTTATTGCCGGTGGACATACCTTTGGTAAAACGCACGGCGCAGCTGATCCGGGCCAGTATGTAGGGGCAGAACCTGCCGGTGCTGGTATTGAAGAACAAAGCCTGGGCTGGAAAAACACCTTCGGAACCGGTAACGCCGGAGACACCATCACCAGCGGTCTGGAAGGAGCCTGGACCACAACGCCAACGCAGTGGGATAACAACTACTTCGACAATCTGTTCGGGTTCGACTGGGAGCTGACCAAGAGCCCGGCCGGTGCGCATCAGTGGAGACCGAAAGATGGCGCCGGCGCCGGTACCGTGCCCGATGCACACGACCCGGCCAAGCGCCATGCACCCATGATGTTTACGACTGACCTCGCCCTGCGGATGGACCCTATTTATGAGCCTATCTCAAGACGTTTTCACGAAAATCCAGATCAATTTGCCGACGCCTTTGCCCGTGCCTGGTTTAAGCTGACTCACCGCGATATGGGCCCGATTGCCCGCTATCTCGGTCCCGAAGTACCCACCGAAGAACTGATCTGGCAAGATCCAATCCCGGCCGTTACGCATCCTTTGATTGATGAACAGGATACGGCTGCATTGAAAAAAATGATACTGGCTTCGGGCCTGTCTGTTTCTCAACTGGTATCTACCGCCTGGGCCTCTGCATCGACTTTCCGTGGGTCCGATAAACGCGGTGGTGCCAATGGGGGACGCCTTCGGCTGGCACCGCAGAAGGATTGGGATGTCAACCATCCGGGTCTGCTGGCAACTGTACTGGAAAAGTTGGAAGGTATTCAAATCGACTTCAACAGTATGCAACAGGATGGAAAGCAGGTTTCTCTTGCGGACCTGATCGTGCTGGGTGGCAGTGTAGGTATTGAGCAAGCGGCTAAAAAAGCTGGTCATGAGGTGACAGTACCGTTCACGCCCGGACGCGCCGATGCATCGCAGGAACAGACCGATGTTGAGTCGTTCGCCGTTTTGGAACCGGAATCAGACGGTTTCCGCAACTACTCCAAGACGAAATACACCGTGTCGGCAGAAGAAATGCTGATTGATAAAGCACAATTACTAACGCTGAACGCCCCAGAAATGACCGTTCTGGTTGGCGGCATGCGGGTTCTGAACACGAACTACGGTTTTTCCAAACACGGTGTATTTACAAAGCGCCCGGAGGCCCTTACCAACGACTTTTTCGTTAACCTGCTCGATCTCGGTACGACCTGGAAGGCAGCCTCGCAACACCAGGATGTGTTTGAAGGCCGTGACCGGACAACAGGCGAATTGAAATGGACTGGTACCCGAGTCGATCTTATTTTTGGTTCTAATTCAGAACTCCGGGCACTTGCTGAAGTGTACGCCTGCGAAGATGCACAGGAGCAGTTTGTACAGGATTTTGTAGCGGCATGGACCAAAGTGATGAATCTCGATCGCTTCGATCTGGCCTGA
- a CDS encoding response regulator receiver protein (PFAM: response regulator receiver~SMART: response regulator receiver~KEGG: ppd:Ppro_0902 response regulator receiver modulated diguanylate cyclase/phosphodiesterase) yields MTASSPFSILLVDDDPLVAEVLTRSARQNFPEALIQVRTSYAEAEAYVESLEGKGPKLILLDIDLKIGPDGFAFLAYLRNHPQARLLPVVMLSYYDETENVEKAFSMGASLFTRKPSVYSAWQAYVQQLRHYWFETITVPTVWFSKRATS; encoded by the coding sequence TTGACCGCTTCATCTCCATTTTCGATTTTACTGGTTGATGATGACCCGCTTGTTGCCGAGGTGCTTACGCGTTCAGCCCGGCAGAACTTTCCTGAAGCCCTTATTCAAGTCAGGACAAGTTATGCTGAAGCAGAGGCCTACGTTGAAAGTCTCGAAGGGAAGGGGCCTAAATTGATATTGCTGGACATCGATTTAAAAATAGGGCCAGACGGCTTTGCTTTTCTCGCTTATCTGCGCAATCATCCACAGGCACGACTGCTACCCGTGGTGATGCTATCGTATTACGACGAAACAGAGAATGTAGAAAAAGCTTTTTCTATGGGAGCCTCATTGTTTACACGGAAGCCGTCTGTCTATTCAGCCTGGCAGGCTTATGTACAGCAATTACGCCACTATTGGTTTGAAACGATCACGGTACCTACCGTCTGGTTTAGCAAAAGGGCCACTAGTTAG
- a CDS encoding MotA/TolQ/ExbB proton channel (PFAM: MotA/TolQ/ExbB proton channel~KEGG: hypothetical protein) → MKTQTPSPAPAKAPAPKKKSGGLNPAFVIPVLLLIGILTYMFVFGDGSHFQEGDNTKEPLPGDYFGTVYKGGFIVPILFTCFLTVLVFSIERFITIGRANGSGSIDDFVRKIKGQLDRNEVAAAIQECDRQKGSIGNVVKTALIKYQQLATDTQLDKEQKLVALQKEVEEATTLELPMLEKNLTIIATLASVSTLIALLGTVLGMIRAFAAMGATGQPDTGALSTGISEALVNTALGIGTAAIATIMYSYFTSRIDVLTYNIDEIGLSIQQNFAAHY, encoded by the coding sequence ATGAAAACACAAACTCCTTCTCCAGCACCCGCCAAAGCACCGGCACCAAAAAAGAAGTCAGGTGGTCTAAACCCCGCATTCGTAATTCCGGTATTGTTGCTGATCGGTATCCTGACGTACATGTTCGTCTTCGGTGATGGTAGCCACTTCCAGGAAGGCGACAATACGAAAGAACCACTTCCAGGCGACTACTTCGGTACGGTCTATAAGGGAGGCTTCATCGTACCAATTCTGTTTACCTGTTTTCTAACGGTACTGGTATTCTCCATTGAGCGTTTCATTACCATTGGCCGCGCCAACGGTTCGGGCTCTATCGATGATTTCGTACGGAAAATCAAAGGCCAGCTTGACCGTAATGAAGTAGCTGCTGCTATTCAGGAGTGCGACCGTCAGAAAGGTTCGATTGGCAACGTTGTGAAAACAGCCCTGATCAAGTATCAGCAGTTAGCTACCGACACTCAATTAGACAAAGAGCAGAAGCTGGTAGCCCTGCAGAAAGAAGTAGAAGAAGCTACGACGCTGGAACTGCCTATGCTGGAAAAAAACCTGACCATCATTGCTACGCTGGCTTCGGTTTCGACACTGATCGCCCTGCTTGGTACGGTACTTGGTATGATTCGCGCTTTCGCAGCCATGGGTGCTACAGGACAGCCTGACACAGGTGCACTTTCGACGGGTATCTCTGAAGCCCTTGTAAACACGGCTCTGGGTATCGGTACTGCCGCTATCGCTACGATCATGTATAGCTATTTCACCAGCCGTATCGACGTGCTGACCTACAACATCGACGAAATCGGCCTGAGCATTCAGCAGAACTTCGCAGCCCATTATTAA
- a CDS encoding Biopolymer transport protein ExbD/TolR (PFAM: Biopolymer transport protein ExbD/TolR~KEGG: pca:Pcar_1506 biopolymer transport protein), with the protein MPAVKIKRASSTVDMTAMCDVAFLLLTFFILTAQFRSQDAATIETPSSISGIKVPDSDIMTIGLGRDGKVYFGIDNAQNRIAMLDNVAAAKGLSFSNNEKKEFSLMSNFGLPINQLKAYLNLPKEQQAKVKQAGIPTDSTGAGPANELKEWVYNARKANNNLRIALKGDNLAKFPEFKNVLATLQAQNINKFNLITGTEAPPAGWKAD; encoded by the coding sequence ATGCCAGCAGTTAAAATAAAACGCGCCAGTTCCACAGTGGACATGACCGCGATGTGCGACGTGGCGTTTCTTTTGTTGACGTTCTTCATCCTTACGGCCCAGTTCCGGTCACAGGATGCTGCCACCATCGAAACGCCTTCGTCCATCTCCGGTATCAAAGTCCCTGACAGCGATATCATGACCATTGGTCTTGGTAGAGACGGCAAAGTCTATTTCGGTATCGACAATGCGCAGAACCGCATTGCCATGCTGGATAACGTTGCTGCTGCTAAAGGACTTTCCTTCTCGAACAACGAAAAGAAGGAGTTTTCCCTGATGTCGAACTTTGGTCTGCCCATCAACCAACTGAAAGCCTACCTGAATCTTCCTAAAGAGCAGCAGGCCAAGGTTAAGCAGGCCGGAATTCCAACGGATTCGACCGGAGCAGGCCCAGCCAACGAGTTGAAAGAGTGGGTCTACAATGCCCGGAAGGCCAATAACAATCTTCGAATTGCGTTGAAAGGCGATAACCTCGCTAAATTCCCCGAATTCAAGAATGTACTGGCTACGCTACAAGCGCAAAACATCAACAAATTCAACCTGATTACGGGAACGGAAGCTCCCCCAGCCGGTTGGAAAGCTGATTAA
- a CDS encoding Biopolymer transport protein ExbD/TolR (PFAM: Biopolymer transport protein ExbD/TolR~KEGG: abu:Abu_0380 biopolymer transport protein ExbD) → MAEINTGGGGGKHDGGKVRSKKASTRVDMTPMVDLGFLLITFFILATTLSKPSSMTLNVPDKTQKEETEPIKASNVMTVFLGKDNKAYYIFGKAAGEDPEVKTVGYGYEFRQALQENVKKVGGEKFVVVIKPTKLSTYKNMVDVLDEMAITKLKRYALVDALTPDEVKLLKDKVKLDV, encoded by the coding sequence ATGGCAGAAATTAATACCGGCGGTGGTGGTGGTAAACACGATGGTGGTAAGGTACGGTCAAAGAAAGCGTCGACCCGGGTGGATATGACCCCCATGGTAGACCTTGGATTTCTCCTGATTACCTTCTTCATTTTGGCCACCACATTGAGCAAACCATCTTCGATGACGCTCAACGTGCCGGATAAAACACAAAAAGAAGAAACGGAGCCTATTAAGGCTTCCAACGTAATGACCGTCTTTCTGGGTAAAGACAACAAAGCCTATTACATTTTCGGTAAGGCTGCGGGCGAAGACCCAGAAGTAAAGACTGTTGGTTACGGCTACGAATTTCGTCAGGCCCTCCAGGAAAACGTGAAGAAAGTAGGTGGTGAAAAGTTTGTTGTGGTTATCAAACCAACAAAATTATCGACCTACAAAAACATGGTAGACGTTCTGGATGAAATGGCGATTACGAAACTGAAGCGGTATGCCCTTGTGGACGCACTGACTCCGGATGAAGTAAAGCTTCTCAAAGACAAAGTAAAATTAGACGTATAA
- a CDS encoding TonB family protein (TIGRFAM: TonB family protein~PFAM: Gram-negative tonB protein~KEGG: mxa:MXAN_6485 ferric siderophore transporter, periplasmic energy transduction protein TonB), producing MAELNSQATLDDIVFANRNQAYGAYDLRKSYPKTVTRALIIGGVLFTLGVLTPTIITALTPEAKEVSMTEVDLMKLPPPPIDPNEPPPPPPPPVELPKVNTVKFLPPEVKPDEEVPEETPPPAVEELKEAVAAEKTQEGDPNAEEVIAAPEASAAPTKVEVAVEAAPKEEEIFTVVEQQPEFSGGMAALGQYLSKNLRYPAAAQRANVSGRVFVSFVVNTDGSIQDVQVLKGLGFGTDEEAQRVVKGMPKWRPGKQSGRPVRVKYNLPINFTLE from the coding sequence ATGGCAGAATTAAACTCCCAGGCAACACTCGATGATATCGTGTTTGCCAACCGGAACCAAGCGTATGGTGCCTATGATCTGCGGAAGTCATACCCTAAAACTGTAACCAGAGCCCTCATTATCGGTGGTGTCCTGTTTACGTTGGGGGTATTGACGCCAACGATTATAACTGCGTTGACGCCGGAAGCAAAAGAAGTGTCTATGACGGAGGTGGATTTGATGAAACTCCCACCACCGCCTATCGACCCGAATGAACCGCCACCACCGCCACCACCGCCGGTCGAGTTACCGAAGGTGAACACGGTGAAATTCCTGCCACCCGAAGTAAAGCCGGATGAGGAAGTACCCGAAGAAACACCACCACCAGCCGTGGAGGAACTGAAGGAAGCCGTTGCTGCCGAAAAAACGCAGGAAGGTGATCCGAACGCTGAAGAAGTAATTGCTGCTCCTGAAGCATCAGCCGCCCCAACGAAAGTGGAAGTTGCCGTAGAAGCCGCTCCTAAAGAAGAAGAAATCTTTACGGTGGTAGAACAGCAGCCAGAGTTTAGTGGTGGTATGGCCGCTCTTGGTCAATACCTAAGCAAAAACCTGCGCTACCCGGCAGCAGCTCAACGAGCCAACGTTTCGGGACGTGTATTTGTCAGCTTCGTTGTAAACACCGATGGCAGTATCCAGGACGTTCAAGTCCTGAAAGGCCTTGGTTTTGGAACGGATGAAGAAGCACAACGCGTAGTGAAAGGTATGCCGAAATGGCGTCCTGGAAAGCAATCAGGTCGGCCAGTACGGGTAAAGTATAACTTACCTATCAACTTCACGCTGGAATAA
- a CDS encoding ABC-type phosphate transport system periplasmic component-like protein (KEGG: ade:Adeh_4006 ABC transporter, periplasmic phosphate binding protein), whose product MSKLLLSIAGVLGLLAGLLSCGDGKPPLDNPSRGEIVVAADESFQPLVTQLTSAYSGIYPDAHFKVVFRPEQEAINMMLRDSARLVFATRILNSNERAILDQRKIKGATEKIATDGVALIINMANTDSLITMAELQTIFDGKTTQWGQLKGGNQNSPITLVFDNNNSSNLEFVLKTFNVKDVKRLRIFTTRSNREVIDFVRKNPSAIGFIGVNWISDGDEPLSVELAKDLRVMGVSSMVNPTKRDDYFQPFQEDLGMQRYPLRRPVYILSRETHPGLGGGLINYIARDAGSLIIGKLGLWPRIPYDRVINLTK is encoded by the coding sequence ATGAGTAAACTACTTTTAAGTATCGCGGGAGTACTAGGACTACTGGCCGGCCTCTTAAGCTGCGGGGATGGGAAGCCCCCGCTCGACAATCCATCTCGCGGAGAAATTGTTGTGGCAGCCGATGAATCATTCCAGCCACTGGTTACCCAGTTAACCTCGGCTTACTCAGGAATTTATCCAGACGCCCACTTCAAGGTTGTTTTCAGACCCGAACAGGAAGCTATCAATATGATGCTTCGGGATAGTGCACGGCTAGTTTTTGCAACACGCATCCTCAATTCAAATGAACGGGCCATCCTGGATCAACGGAAGATCAAGGGAGCAACCGAAAAAATTGCTACGGATGGAGTTGCCTTGATCATTAACATGGCAAATACGGACAGCCTCATTACGATGGCTGAGTTGCAAACTATTTTTGATGGAAAGACAACCCAGTGGGGCCAGCTGAAGGGAGGTAATCAAAACAGCCCGATCACGCTGGTGTTCGACAATAACAATTCCAGCAATCTGGAGTTTGTATTAAAAACTTTTAATGTAAAAGACGTCAAGCGTTTGCGGATATTCACGACGCGCTCGAACCGGGAAGTAATTGATTTCGTTCGCAAAAACCCGTCGGCAATAGGTTTTATTGGCGTTAACTGGATCAGTGATGGTGATGAACCACTTTCGGTGGAACTGGCAAAAGACCTGCGCGTAATGGGCGTATCGAGTATGGTGAACCCAACAAAACGCGATGACTATTTTCAGCCGTTTCAGGAAGATTTAGGTATGCAGCGTTATCCATTACGGCGCCCAGTCTATATATTGAGCCGCGAAACCCATCCAGGCTTAGGTGGCGGATTAATTAATTATATTGCCAGAGATGCTGGTTCGTTAATCATCGGTAAATTAGGTCTTTGGCCAAGAATTCCGTATGATCGCGTCATAAATCTGACCAAATAA